Proteins from a single region of Syngnathus typhle isolate RoL2023-S1 ecotype Sweden linkage group LG10, RoL_Styp_1.0, whole genome shotgun sequence:
- the LOC133161358 gene encoding EKC/KEOPS complex subunit LAGE3-like isoform X1: MAAPESGEQASQLEFSLQVPFQSARQATVALRSLSPDREPRRGGVRKRLTLAGSVLSAKWRAEQARVLRVSVNSFLEHLGLVLETMRAFPADVGQDPHSVLGRPPSMDTRGPAFMENFSEPMLRS; encoded by the exons ATGGCGGCGCCCGAGAGCGGCGAGCAAGCGAGCCAATTGGAATT CTCGCTGCAAGTTCCCTTCCAGTCGGCGCGCCAGGCCACTGTGGCTCTGCGCTCGCTGAGTCCCGACCGCGAGCCCCGGCGAGGAGGCGTCCGCAAGCGGCTGACGCTCGCCGGGAGTGTGCTCAGCGC GAAGTGGCGTGCAGAGCAAGCTCGCGTCCTTCGCGTATCCGTCAACTCCTTCCTGGAGCACCTCGGCCTGGTCTTGGAGACCATGCGTGCCTTTCCCGCCGACGTCGGACAGGATCCTCACAGCGTTCTTGGTCGTCCACCTTCGATGGACACGCGAGGGCCCGCCTTCATGGAAAACTTCAGCGAGCCGATGCTGCGTTCTTGA
- the LOC133161358 gene encoding EKC/KEOPS complex subunit LAGE3-like isoform X2: protein MASFLSADVESLAHVSLTLPFSSSLQVPFQSARQATVALRSLSPDREPRRGGVRKRLTLAGSVLSAKWRAEQARVLRVSVNSFLEHLGLVLETMRAFPADVGQDPHSVLGRPPSMDTRGPAFMENFSEPMLRS from the exons ATGGCTTCTTTCCTGAGCGCTGACGTCGAGTCACTCGCACACGTTTCCTTGACCCTCCCCTTTTCTAGCTCGCTGCAAGTTCCCTTCCAGTCGGCGCGCCAGGCCACTGTGGCTCTGCGCTCGCTGAGTCCCGACCGCGAGCCCCGGCGAGGAGGCGTCCGCAAGCGGCTGACGCTCGCCGGGAGTGTGCTCAGCGC GAAGTGGCGTGCAGAGCAAGCTCGCGTCCTTCGCGTATCCGTCAACTCCTTCCTGGAGCACCTCGGCCTGGTCTTGGAGACCATGCGTGCCTTTCCCGCCGACGTCGGACAGGATCCTCACAGCGTTCTTGGTCGTCCACCTTCGATGGACACGCGAGGGCCCGCCTTCATGGAAAACTTCAGCGAGCCGATGCTGCGTTCTTGA